From one Planctomycetota bacterium genomic stretch:
- a CDS encoding tyrosine-type recombinase/integrase, with product MPRRRNSHEPKHCLQRPSGRGYVRLNGRVFYTGPYGTDEASDEYARLVRVWKNNNRRIPPASPATATVNEMLADFWRWASEHYPPRDDGTTRAEAFRGPMRIVRRLFGRTPVADFKVPQLEAVRAAMVDEGWVRVSINRQTKRVRQIFKWGVAREYVDPTTFERPKALSPMKKGQAGVTEAEPVKPVPDAAIAAPLDELPAAVRGVVLLQPHTGGRPGELLKLRAIDIDTSVKPWECRPASHKLAGRGTDRVILFGPQARQVLAEFMVGRAVDKLLFSPREAAAELKARGAKGSRRPNQKPNQKQTSRTIGDTYTAMSYARSIAHACRRAGIEKWTPYRLRHNAATALRRHGGIDVAAAVLGHVHGSVVTASTYAEANLDTARKAIEATG from the coding sequence GATGAGGCCAGCGACGAGTACGCGCGTCTCGTCCGCGTCTGGAAAAACAACAACCGCCGCATCCCGCCGGCGTCGCCGGCCACCGCCACGGTCAACGAAATGCTCGCCGACTTCTGGCGATGGGCCAGTGAGCACTACCCGCCTCGCGATGACGGCACGACTAGGGCCGAGGCGTTCCGAGGTCCGATGCGGATCGTCCGCCGGCTGTTCGGCCGCACACCGGTTGCCGACTTCAAAGTCCCGCAGCTCGAAGCCGTCCGCGCCGCGATGGTGGACGAGGGCTGGGTGCGAGTCAGCATCAACCGGCAGACCAAACGCGTCCGTCAGATCTTCAAATGGGGCGTCGCCCGCGAGTACGTCGACCCGACGACGTTCGAGCGACCCAAGGCGCTGTCGCCCATGAAAAAGGGGCAGGCCGGCGTGACCGAAGCCGAGCCCGTGAAGCCGGTGCCTGACGCGGCGATCGCCGCGCCGCTCGACGAGCTGCCCGCTGCCGTTCGTGGTGTCGTCCTGCTTCAACCGCACACCGGTGGGCGTCCGGGCGAACTGCTCAAGCTGCGGGCCATCGACATCGACACCTCGGTCAAGCCGTGGGAGTGTCGCCCGGCATCGCACAAGCTGGCCGGTCGCGGTACAGACCGCGTCATCCTGTTCGGCCCCCAGGCCCGCCAAGTGCTCGCCGAGTTCATGGTCGGCCGAGCAGTCGACAAGCTGCTATTCAGCCCACGCGAGGCGGCTGCCGAACTGAAGGCTCGCGGGGCCAAGGGGTCACGACGGCCGAACCAGAAGCCGAACCAGAAGCAGACGAGCCGCACCATCGGCGACACCTACACGGCAATGAGCTACGCGCGGTCGATCGCCCACGCCTGCCGGCGAGCCGGCATTGAGAAGTGGACGCCCTACCGCCTTCGACACAACGCGGCGACGGCCCTGCGGCGGCACGGCGGCATCGACGTCGCCGCGGCGGTGCTCGGCCACGTTCACGGCTCTGTCGTGACCGCCAGCACGTACGCCGAGGCCAACCTGGACACGGCACGCAAAGCAATTGAGGCCACGGGGTAG